The Desulfovibrio subterraneus genome has a segment encoding these proteins:
- a CDS encoding BON domain-containing protein: MPLRNRMLILLCSMMLAVSLGCASTTKQEGTGEYVDDTVITTKVKTAVLREPTLSSFEINVETYKGNVQLSGFVSSQADINRAINVARGVSGVKSVKNSMQLK; the protein is encoded by the coding sequence ATGCCCCTTCGCAATCGAATGCTGATTCTTCTCTGTTCCATGATGCTGGCCGTGTCACTCGGCTGTGCCTCAACGACGAAGCAAGAGGGAACCGGTGAATATGTCGACGACACGGTCATCACCACCAAGGTGAAGACTGCAGTTCTCAGAGAACCTACCCTGAGCTCTTTTGAGATCAATGTGGAAACATACAAAGGGAATGTACAATTGAGTGGTTTTGTAAGTTCTCAAGCCGACATCAACCGGGCCATCAATGTGGCGCGTGGCGTATCGGGTGTAAAATCTGTCAAGAACAGTATGCAACTAAAGTGA
- a CDS encoding CsbD family protein — protein MNKDQVKGRAKEVSGKIQESYANLVDDEKMKIKGKIKKNAGKVQAAYGDAQSDIKENS, from the coding sequence ATGAACAAAGATCAAGTTAAAGGTCGCGCCAAAGAAGTGAGCGGCAAGATTCAGGAATCCTATGCCAATCTCGTGGATGACGAGAAGATGAAAATCAAAGGCAAGATCAAAAAAAATGCGGGCAAGGTACAGGCTGCCTATGGTGACGCCCAAAGCGACATAAAGGAAAATAGCTAG
- a CDS encoding sigma-54-dependent transcriptional regulator, whose protein sequence is MIRVLIIDDEQAICMILTEMVRSAGYEAYAVNTLAKGLELARREDFDLVYLDVALPDGNGLSALAHFVNLDSNPEVVIITGASDPKGADLAIRSGAWDYIDKGQSPLDIRLSFRQALEYRNTKMNLLPAKRDRIVGSSPKLTQCIQHMAKAARSSANVLIYGETGVGKDLFAHALHENSARAGKPFVVVDCAALQDSLAVSELYGHRKGSFSGATETVPGLVLQAHGGTLFLDEIGELDLKTQKKFLRVLENRTFRALGGAHEQHSDFRLVCASNRDLVAMVADNLFREDLLFRVRAITLELPPLREHLQDLPELVEYFLVRTCRANRLPLTSLSADLMQMLGEHFWPGNVRELSQVIEALVAAGHTADELTPRHLPIDLRALFARSKAAGYENIPVPPFRLSPPGPWKAFHDKAIITAEKTYFRDLMRFCAGDFQQAKAISGLSQARLYSLLKKHGLRAKE, encoded by the coding sequence ATGATCCGGGTGCTCATTATAGACGACGAACAAGCCATCTGTATGATTCTGACAGAAATGGTGCGTTCAGCAGGGTATGAGGCCTACGCCGTAAACACTCTTGCAAAAGGACTGGAACTGGCCCGCAGAGAGGATTTCGACCTGGTGTATCTGGATGTGGCTTTGCCCGACGGGAACGGACTTAGTGCATTAGCGCACTTTGTGAATCTGGACTCCAACCCCGAAGTGGTCATCATTACCGGAGCTAGCGACCCTAAGGGTGCGGATCTGGCCATCCGCAGTGGTGCATGGGACTACATCGACAAAGGTCAGTCACCTCTGGATATCCGCCTCTCTTTCCGGCAAGCGCTGGAATACCGTAACACCAAAATGAATCTTCTACCGGCCAAGCGAGACCGGATTGTGGGTTCCAGCCCCAAGCTTACTCAATGCATTCAGCATATGGCCAAGGCAGCGCGCAGCAGTGCTAACGTCCTCATTTATGGCGAAACCGGGGTAGGCAAAGACCTGTTCGCCCACGCATTGCACGAAAACAGCGCCCGGGCGGGCAAGCCATTCGTCGTTGTCGACTGCGCTGCGCTTCAGGATAGCCTTGCCGTGAGCGAACTCTACGGGCACCGCAAAGGCTCCTTTTCCGGGGCCACTGAAACAGTGCCGGGGCTTGTTCTACAGGCGCACGGAGGCACGTTGTTCCTTGACGAGATCGGCGAACTCGACTTGAAAACGCAGAAGAAATTCCTTCGCGTTCTGGAGAATCGAACCTTTCGCGCTCTGGGGGGGGCACATGAGCAGCACAGTGACTTTCGCCTGGTCTGTGCAAGCAACCGTGACCTCGTTGCCATGGTTGCCGACAACTTGTTCAGAGAGGATCTTCTGTTTCGCGTCCGCGCCATTACCCTTGAATTGCCGCCATTGCGGGAGCATCTCCAGGACCTGCCGGAGCTCGTGGAATATTTTCTGGTGCGGACCTGCCGCGCCAACAGACTCCCTCTCACGTCTCTATCTGCAGACCTGATGCAGATGTTGGGCGAGCATTTCTGGCCAGGCAATGTGCGTGAATTGTCTCAGGTCATCGAGGCTCTGGTAGCTGCAGGACATACGGCTGATGAGCTGACACCTCGGCATTTGCCCATCGATTTGCGGGCCCTTTTCGCCCGTTCCAAGGCGGCAGGATACGAGAATATCCCGGTTCCTCCCTTCCGCCTTTCCCCGCCAGGCCCGTGGAAGGCGTTCCACGACAAAGCCATAATCACAGCCGAAAAGACGTATTTCCGCGACCTGATGCGGTTCTGCGCCGGTGATTTTCAGCAGGCCAAAGCCATTTCCGGACTTAGCCAGGCCCGCCTCTACAGCCTGCTTAAGAAGCACGGATTGCGCGCCAAAGAATAG
- a CDS encoding PAS domain-containing hybrid sensor histidine kinase/response regulator, translating to MVETRMRQRAKEVLHGHAKDLEQFSRYDLEALLQEVSTLHTELKAQNAELKLAELQTEMNRKRFEDLYEFSPVGHVTSDARGVISEVNNAVCAILGCQRKELIGKVLSSFMDRQDADKLYLIIRESLNAGYPSESEVHLLSKQGTRIAVLLKCLVRKGEDGSVIAEMALTDVSLMKMTTKALARSEENYRTLFEKADEGIIILMGTRLRLMNPRAEEVLGYSHNTLAMQSFMKIILPEDRKLVAEAYRAGKPGSRLVFRIICRDRRVRWIEAHGASFTWEDSLASLIFLTDISGRKEMEDQLQRAKIAADAANNAKSQFLANMSHEIRTPIATIVGVSEMLLDTPLPTEVRENLLSIQNAAESLLRLIGDILDLSKIEAQKLELHPENFDLHAALEKNVSAFAVEAQRRGLKLALSVAPDCPRFLCGDQGRLDQVLQNLLWNALKFTPNGHIDLKISQLPHSGPEVKLRFVVADTGIGIASADIPTLFQEFNQLDSSIGKQVGGTGLGLAISKRLVEMMGGTIGVESRLRHGSRFHFTSLFGTFQPVAPEQGKALVESPIRALRILVAEDSEPVRKVLLHFLTEAGHKAVGVRNGQEALDALAAAPFDCVLMDVNMPGMDGVEATRRIRSSTAGPIDPRIPIWALTAYAMEGDREQFLSAGMDDYLTKPVARDKLLIAISRLANRITASPTHFTHPADVIAAPTVRTEQALDLGVLQESFPEQFLEELFRVTLDSLEEQVKGLTHALAQGELNQAASRAHSLIGCSGPVQAHPLLRCSQEMQRHLVDQDLALARQCLPRLLAEASRLTGILQSYLKRIGPSQKAQSPAEPIQ from the coding sequence ATGGTTGAGACTCGGATGAGACAACGTGCCAAGGAAGTCCTGCATGGGCATGCAAAGGATCTTGAGCAGTTTTCCCGCTATGATCTGGAGGCATTGCTTCAGGAAGTCAGTACGCTTCACACTGAGTTGAAAGCGCAAAATGCCGAGCTTAAGCTGGCAGAACTTCAGACGGAGATGAATCGCAAACGGTTTGAAGATCTCTACGAATTTTCGCCTGTCGGGCATGTAACAAGCGATGCACGAGGGGTAATTTCCGAGGTAAACAATGCGGTTTGCGCCATACTTGGGTGCCAACGCAAGGAGCTTATAGGCAAGGTCCTCAGCAGTTTCATGGACCGGCAGGACGCAGACAAACTGTACTTGATCATCCGGGAGTCTTTGAACGCCGGATACCCTTCCGAAAGCGAGGTGCACCTCCTGTCGAAGCAGGGTACACGGATCGCTGTCCTTCTGAAATGCTTGGTCCGGAAGGGTGAAGACGGTTCAGTCATAGCCGAAATGGCGCTCACTGACGTTTCTCTAATGAAAATGACTACGAAGGCTTTGGCCCGTAGTGAGGAAAACTACCGCACCCTGTTCGAGAAGGCCGATGAGGGCATCATCATTCTCATGGGGACACGCTTGCGCCTGATGAACCCCCGGGCCGAGGAGGTCCTGGGGTATTCACATAACACTCTGGCGATGCAGTCATTCATGAAGATCATTCTTCCCGAGGATCGAAAGCTCGTGGCCGAAGCCTATCGAGCAGGTAAACCCGGAAGCAGGCTGGTTTTCCGTATCATATGCAGAGACCGACGGGTACGGTGGATAGAAGCACACGGAGCATCCTTTACCTGGGAAGACTCTTTAGCCAGCCTGATTTTTCTGACTGACATCAGCGGGCGCAAAGAAATGGAGGATCAGCTGCAGCGGGCTAAAATTGCAGCCGATGCCGCCAATAACGCCAAAAGCCAGTTTCTGGCCAACATGAGCCACGAGATCCGCACCCCCATTGCCACAATCGTCGGGGTGTCCGAGATGCTTTTGGACACCCCTCTCCCCACGGAGGTGCGCGAAAATCTCCTGAGCATTCAAAATGCGGCGGAATCCTTGCTGCGCCTGATCGGGGACATCCTTGATCTTTCAAAAATCGAGGCTCAGAAGCTGGAGCTGCACCCCGAGAATTTCGACCTCCACGCGGCTCTGGAAAAAAACGTCAGTGCCTTCGCTGTAGAGGCCCAACGACGGGGGCTGAAGCTTGCTTTAAGCGTGGCCCCCGACTGCCCCCGTTTTCTGTGCGGGGACCAGGGCCGGTTGGATCAAGTTCTCCAGAATCTGCTGTGGAACGCATTAAAGTTCACACCCAACGGTCATATCGACCTGAAGATTTCCCAACTTCCGCACTCTGGCCCAGAGGTTAAGCTCAGATTTGTGGTCGCAGATACTGGCATTGGCATCGCCTCGGCAGACATTCCGACGCTGTTTCAGGAGTTCAACCAGCTGGACAGCTCTATAGGTAAACAGGTCGGGGGAACCGGCCTGGGGTTGGCCATTTCCAAGCGGCTGGTGGAAATGATGGGGGGAACCATCGGTGTAGAGAGCCGGCTCAGGCACGGGAGCAGATTCCATTTCACGTCATTATTCGGCACCTTCCAACCTGTTGCCCCGGAGCAAGGCAAGGCCTTGGTTGAGTCCCCGATCCGCGCTTTGCGTATACTTGTGGCCGAGGATAGCGAACCGGTCCGCAAAGTTCTGCTCCATTTTCTTACCGAGGCAGGGCACAAGGCAGTCGGCGTGAGAAATGGCCAAGAGGCTCTGGATGCACTGGCCGCCGCCCCCTTTGATTGCGTGCTCATGGACGTGAACATGCCTGGCATGGACGGTGTCGAAGCCACCCGACGTATCCGGTCATCCACTGCCGGCCCTATCGATCCCCGCATACCCATTTGGGCGCTTACGGCCTATGCCATGGAGGGCGACAGAGAGCAATTCCTCAGCGCGGGCATGGATGACTACCTGACAAAACCGGTCGCCCGGGACAAGCTTTTAATCGCAATCTCCCGGCTGGCAAACCGCATCACCGCCTCCCCCACACATTTCACACACCCCGCAGATGTAATAGCTGCCCCCACGGTACGCACGGAGCAGGCTCTGGACTTAGGGGTGCTTCAGGAATCCTTCCCTGAGCAATTCCTCGAAGAACTATTCCGAGTGACCTTAGACTCCCTTGAAGAGCAGGTGAAGGGCCTCACGCACGCCCTTGCGCAGGGAGAGCTTAATCAGGCGGCCTCCCGCGCCCATTCACTGATAGGATGCTCGGGGCCCGTACAAGCGCACCCCCTTCTGCGCTGCTCACAGGAAATGCAACGGCATTTAGTTGACCAGGATTTAGCTTTAGCCCGGCAGTGTCTGCCCCGCCTTCTGGCCGAGGCCTCACGGTTAACCGGGATCCTGCAATCCTATCTGAAACGCATCGGTCCCTCCCAGAAGGCTCAATCGCCTGCTGAGCCTATACAGTGA